From one Lycium barbarum isolate Lr01 chromosome 6, ASM1917538v2, whole genome shotgun sequence genomic stretch:
- the LOC132645397 gene encoding cytochrome b5-like translates to MTKVHAFSEVSVHNKKDDCWLVISGKVYDVTSFLDDHPGGDDVLLTATGKDATDDFEDVGHSDDARELMKKYYIGDIDSSTLPAEPKYTPPTPTTPTAGSQGSGNLWKIILQFLSPLLILGAALALRSLYQKE, encoded by the exons ATGACTAAAGTTCATGCTTTTAGTGAAGTGTCGGTTCACaacaagaaagatgattgctggCTTGTTATCTCTGGAAAG GTTTATGATGTAACCTCATTTTTGGATGATCATCCGGGGGGTGATGATGTCTTGCTAACTGCAACAG GGAAGGATGCGACAGATGATTTTGAGGATGTCGGTCACAGCGATGATGCAAGAGAGTTGATGAAGAAATATTACATTGGTGATATTGACAGTTCCACCCTTCCTGCGGAACCCAAATATACCCCGCCAACCCCAACGACACCAACCGCTGGATCGCAGGGTTCTGgaaatttatggaagataatacTGCAATTCTTGTCACCTTTGCTGATATTGGGTGCAGCACTTGCCTTGCGTTCCCTTTACCAGAAAGAGTAA